The window CCGGCCCATGATGCTCTGCAATGGCAATGGTGGCTGCTTTGGTCTGGTTGTAGTCGCAGGGGTTGATCACTGTCATGCCTGGCAGCATCTTCATCAGCCCGATGTCCTCCAGGATCTGGTGGGTGGCGCCGTCCTCTCCCAGCGTTAAGCCTGCATGGGAGGCGCAGATCTTCACGTTCTTGTCCGAGTAGGCAATGCTCTGGCGGATCTGGTCATAGACCCTGCCGGTGGAGAAGTTGGCAAAGGTGCCTGTGTAGGGAATCTTCCCCCCGATGGTCATGCCTGCTGCTATGCCCATCATGTTGGCCTCGGCAATGCCGATCTGGAAAAAGCGGTGGGGGAATTCTTTGATGAAGTCTGCCATCTTCAGCGAGCCTACCAGGTCTGCACACAGGGCTACTACATTTTCATTCTTTCTGCCCACTTCCAACAGGCCTGCGCCAAAGCCGGAACGGGTGTCTTTCTTATCGGTATAGGTGTATTTCTTCATTGTGTTAAGTATTGAGTAGTTGGTAAACAGCTGTTAGTAATCGCCCAGTGTTTCTTCCAGCTGATCCAGCGCCTTTTGGAGCTGCTCATCATTAGGGGCTACGCCATGCCACTTGTGGGAGCCGGTCATAAAGTCTACGCCATGGCCCATGTTGGTCTGCATCAGGATCAGGATGGGCTTTGCCTTGTGGGCTTTGCTCTTGGCTAAATCCACTACCCGTACCACATCCTGCATGTCGTTGCCGTTCATCTCCAGCACCTCCCAGCCAAAGGCTTCCCACTTGGCTCTTAAGTTGCCCAGGCCCAGCACCTGGTCTACAGGTCCGTCTATCTGCTGGCCGTTTACATCAATGGTGGTGATGAGGTTGTCTACCTTGTTGTGGGGGGCAAACATGGCTGCTTCCCAGATCTGGCCCTCCTGCAGCTCTCCGTCTCCATGAAGGGAAAAAACAAGGCTCCTGTCGCCGTTGAGCTTCTTGGTTAAGGCAGCTCCAATGGCAGCCGATAAGCCCTGCCCCAGCGAACCGGAGGCAATGCGGATGCCGGGCAGCCCCTCATGGGTGGTGGGGTGGCCCTGCAGCCGGGAATCTATCTTGCGGAAGCTTGCCAGCTCTGCTTTGTCAAAGTAGCCCGAGCGGGCTAAAACACTGTACCACACAGGGGAGATGTGGCCGTTGGAGAGGAAAAATAAATCCTCGCCTACTCCATCCATCTGGAAGTCTGGATTGTGGGTAAGCTCCCGGAAATAAAGAGCTACTAAAAAATCGGTGCAGCCCAATGATCCTCCCGGATGCCCTGACTGGCAGCTGTGCACCATCCGCACAATGTCTCTGCGCACCTGATTGCTGATGCCTTCTAGTTCTTCTATACTCATGCTATTGCTCATTAGGTAAATGTACTGTTAGATAAAAAAGAAACTACCAGAAAGTGTTTATATCAAAGCCTGCTGCTTTCTATCCCTCCGCCTTTTCCT of the Flammeovirgaceae bacterium 311 genome contains:
- a CDS encoding transketolase (COG3959 Transketolase, N-terminal subunit) produces the protein MSIEELEGISNQVRRDIVRMVHSCQSGHPGGSLGCTDFLVALYFRELTHNPDFQMDGVGEDLFFLSNGHISPVWYSVLARSGYFDKAELASFRKIDSRLQGHPTTHEGLPGIRIASGSLGQGLSAAIGAALTKKLNGDRSLVFSLHGDGELQEGQIWEAAMFAPHNKVDNLITTIDVNGQQIDGPVDQVLGLGNLRAKWEAFGWEVLEMNGNDMQDVVRVVDLAKSKAHKAKPILILMQTNMGHGVDFMTGSHKWHGVAPNDEQLQKALDQLEETLGDY
- a CDS encoding transketolase (COG3958 Transketolase, C-terminal subunit), translating into MKKYTYTDKKDTRSGFGAGLLEVGRKNENVVALCADLVGSLKMADFIKEFPHRFFQIGIAEANMMGIAAGMTIGGKIPYTGTFANFSTGRVYDQIRQSIAYSDKNVKICASHAGLTLGEDGATHQILEDIGLMKMLPGMTVINPCDYNQTKAATIAIAEHHGPVYLRFGRPVMPIFTAPDQEFKIGKAWMVNEGADVSIFATGHLVWEAIKAGEQLAEMGIDAEIINIHTIKPLDVEAVLKSVRKTGCVVTAEEHNRLGGLGDSIAQVLVGQHPVPQEYVAVNDSFGESGTPEQLMKKYGLDDEHIIKAVKNVLERKKSGSLHS